The sequence GGAACATAAATAAAACGACTTATTACTTAAATATAGGTTCGAGTATCATTATTACtttatacaattaaaattacgtataataataattaaggaatacacaaaacaaagacttgaaaatgaaaatgaattatttatttttcaagtaggcatattacaatgcgcatatgaacgtcaaataaatctacgccggctctaaccctacgcctcagcctcgagaagatttcagtcccccctcagttgggagggggccacttcttttcaatacattacatcttataattaaaatgcattaaataacaagataaaatttaacatgcaaaagtattcatcaaaaaaaattaatagACTAGgcaggtactctatggaaattaatttcaataaattatattgtagtttaataatacgtcgttcttcttcagagaaaacatatcaaattgtcacagaagaaaaagataatataaatctcaataCTATAAACAAAAATTCTTTATTACCAAAACATACAAACCATCATCCAAATCctcagcgcaggcttcgtcaaatcaatcaatcttcgtcaatctcaatatcattaaatatgtacaaattcaaattcaaaatatatttattcatgtaggcctagttacaagctcttatgaatagttcattacatatatattatgatcttacaaaacataaaatattttatgtgctttcttatctgaactgtgtcctctacacataatacaattattttaattgctatttgttttttgcagtttctggttcgggccatgcatgtttatattgtttatctattaaatagtcctcgactctgtaataagcctttaatatcaatgatttttttaagtagttcttaagagctgggaggggtaatctcaaaacaGTGTAAGGTGAACAAATGATTTCTGTACTTTGCGGACACGAAatttctttatggcaagctcatttttgtttctagtgttataattatggatatcagaattcttagtgaaacagtctaaattcttaacaacataaattatactatcatagaTGTTTTGgaaagctacagttaagatattaatttctttgaaaagttCTCTTcgcgtgttcctaagttgtaaatagaacgaatggctctcttttgtaatacaaaaatagtctgtatgtcagctacTTTGCCCGAAACcagaataccatatgacattaaactgtgaaaataactatgatacactaggcgagctgtcttaacattagtcagttgcctgattctcctaacggcgtatgcggctgaacttaatttgtttgCTAGTTTTCTTATATGAAGAGTCCAttttagatttttgtccaatgttaccTCTACTTACCTCTAAACACTCCGAAATGAATGATCGCCACAATTACGCACGATAGCTGTCACGTCTTAACTCGAGTAGCACTAAGCGTTGACTAAAGAGTCGCCCGCCCCTTTCCCCCTTGTAAAATGTTTACGCTCAAGGTCAGTTTTTggttttaaaatacctaatacGCATTACGCTATGACTGAAGAGTTCATTTAAATTCACTaacgtaaattaaaatataattattcggTCAGGATATTGGActattaaatgtaatttttatttaccaAAGACAAGTAAAATGGATTAAAGGAGAATGTTGTGTTATTAATTTCTAGGATATTTGCTTAAACCACCTAAGCCACTATTTCGCCGGTTGGGATAAACGGCTAACGTGCAGTTTTTGACTGCCGCGGTTCTGGATAAACGGGTAACGTGCAGTTCTTTACTACCGCGGTTCTAGATAAATGGTTAACGtgcaatcataacattttttcaTTCTGGTAAAATGACTTATAAActaaaacacataaaattacattaaacgAAATTGACTAACATCCAAACAAGTGTTTCTGGCGTTAACATATAGCCAGTATCTcaataatttgtcaaaaaaaGTGGCTTGTTAGagaaaatgtttttagtaaattgCCTTTATCCAAATTGCTAACAAGCCAAAAAAGTCTTCAGATCGTTTTGAAACCTGGCTCGTTAGACGCAGAAAAAATCGCTGATTCCAATGATGTATATAACTCAATATGCCCAAAAATGGTCTGTTAGTCAATTAGCCTTTCCAGCGTCGATATGAAGATAATCTGTAGAAAAAATTCGGGAGAGTGCTAGGAAAACGATGTTGAGTGTTAATAGTGTTTAAGGTACTTATAAGATTTTTAGCAATAGGATTATTCGGAATATTGTTTGTACCTTTCCTGGTGGAGGTGGCTGTTTGTCGCACGTGTGTGTGTTGCGTCCCGCTCCAACTTTCTTATTGTCTCGTTTGTAAGCTGAAGAAAGAAATAGATTTTTGTAGTGAATTTAGTATGAAATTCAAACGATTTGTTGGGTAACTTCTCTTCGTATGTTACTATCGTTAAAAATTGAGTCTTGCTGGCTGAAGCTTGTGAGGTCCTATCACATTTTAGATAACACTATAATTTACCTAGCTAGtcaattatttccaaaaatttAGTACTCTTCCTAGTCATAGCCAGAGATAACgtgtaaaacattaaattacaAGCTCACCTTCCAAAAAACTCTTCATCTGTTTAACCCAGAACTGCTGGCTGCCCATATCGTTGCCCTTGTACCAGATGACGCTACTAGCGACATCTGAAGGTGTGGGCCTGAAGCCAAGCCCTGGGTTGGTTCCGATGATGCTCTTCTCGAGCTGCCACATGGGCTGCCTTGCGTCCAAGAGCTGGAGGAAGGTCCACATGCAGATGGCCACCAGGATGGCCAGGGCGGAGTAGAAGATGAAGTAGAATAGGGCTATCTTGGCTGCGGAAGAGATTTGGTAAATgttaataggctactagactcttatcgaatttggcacaagaaatgattgtttcctgtagtatttgacataagaaaccaatttttatagattttgggtattaaaagtgtatggtggctacgtattttcgattaaaaatgtgtgtaatatttattttaactttggccaccgaaaacgctgtcagacgtgtagtgacgtgatagaacctaacttaactttatgccgagtcaatcactgacatgatgaacttaaatgtcagaaaattttgtgctcaattcgatttacgtcatgcgcagacaatcagactatagattaacatggctaatgatgtttttgcctaattaagttaaagtaaactttataaatgttttttttagttttcaattcgtaataaaatatggtagtattttttttcggttgAGGGTTAGGGGTAATTAAAAaaaggtcaagtagcctattgctcGTATAAgatattacaagcaaaatattattattcaaaTTAAAAGGTAGAACATGTGCAGAAAGAGAATTTTAAAGAAAGTTGTTAGATGTATGGGGTCTAATAGATTCCACCACTCTTCTCTTTCGAACAGAAACATACTCTATATGAAGGCAAAAAGGGTACAATCTTCGTCACGAGTCGTTTTTGGCGCAAAAGCTAGATTTGCATTCATTGACTACTTTCTTTTCCTTATTTTGCTTTAGGGATTTTCGTTTCTAAACAAAATAACTAATTTGGTGACTTATTAATATTGTTATTCAATTGTAAAAGttttagaaataaaattttacgcGTATCTATGACGATATCGATGTTGTGTTCGACTGTTCATAGGCATTATAAACGCGCCTATCAATTTATTGTGTTACATAATGTCCTAGTCCGACATAataagaaatagttatttgttatacaaggggaaGCGATTGGTTCGAGaacagaatcctgaacttgcgagttttttaacacacgagaagtaaaatacatttgcacccgagtgtaacacaaaacttttcccctcactataatagcgaggaaactacaacgcaaaaagtgcgtttatcactgcttccagtagttccacaggtggtaaatcatctttattactagatttacctacttttatcaattttaaagcagttaatttgactttattcaaggtcaaattactttacccactagtggataaaatgcgtttttacccgctggtattaaaggacaaaacacgtgtttccgagctagtgaggggaaaatgttatAAATACACATCAACCTAGTATAATCCAGTTCTCATTGTTAGGAGACCAATTCTATAGTCATATTCTACTCTGTATTTGACATTTCAAAAACGGTCAAGGTTAACCAATGAATACTTAAATTGATAGATTGACTGTCAACTGTTTGTTGTTCAGTACTAGGTTCTGTAAATTTGGTTACTAGTGTTTAATGTTGGTGTTAATGATAAGGTCGCTTATATGCTTAAGTAGgtagatatatatttttgagttattagatgtaggtaataaatcGAATCATAGAAACGATTTTCGAATTTTTTGTAGTTAAGTATTTAGAGTAAGAGTACCTACTTAAGTGtgtatttgatttttattgtaggtaatgccccgtgtattttgtatttcataAACCTATTTGTTGTtatgtaaatacctaaataGATTTTACGGTTAAAAACAAGAAGAACAAGTTACTCTGATTATgtgaaaaacgaagcttaattGTATGTTATGTACTGAAATTCGGGGAATTCGaaactcgtatcgatttaaagCACTCTCCTGcgtcctcttttccgcacttgtatcgtaatgtactattttggtaTTCAGATTTTTCTTATCAAATCCGAGACTAtggtcacatctcggacactggcgagcaaatatatgaaagaggcgcgatcctagcacacattctaagctcgtgtaggtgaacgcgtaccatgcttgtatgagtgagatatgacaggttgactgttcgcgtttttgacaggtggtaactgtgaggtaaccgagagggggtattatatatgtatatatgagGAGTgccttttcaaaagggcttatttccattttttctttttttttaactatgaatgcagtttttcttagcatagaaaattacgcgttgttttgagataaaagttcaaaaagtctcgccttgatctttaaaaaaaagattaacatcaaagtttagaacacattttgaaaaatgtgtaatgattatttatgtggataaaccaatgtatgtagtacaacaacattcatatcaactaacgttaatacaaaatccaaaaataaaataaaactattttaaaataataacatttacgctaaaAGGCCACatcaaaagggcttaattcccaaaagttcgcatcaaaagtgcttaattctcaaaaacatatggtaattaaatatttatttaggtacacatgttacgtttgatgtaatcatagcattaacgtcaacttacaatattacaattttgcaaattcaatatttatttcaaaatcaatactaaggaattatgtttttctcgatttcccttatagtttcgccatgtctgtctgtccgtccgtccgtccgtccgtccgtccgtccgtccgtccgtccgtccgtccgcggaaaaaagttcaaagtggatataagcccttttgaaaagacacttctCATATGTATTAAGAGTTTAGGCAGTTTTTAGCTTAAAAGAACAGTTTCGGTCGAAGCTTCGGTATTGGCCCAAAAACTTCTAAtgcttttagcggggagcgggagtggccatactgtacgatagtactctttgttaTACTGTGCTATGGTTTTGAGTTTATCcagctaaaattgaataaaatagtCCCCATTGGGTTACGCTACGCGTGTCCAAAAAGCGGCGGAGCATGAGAAGTGCTCGTCTCGTCGGCAGGAAGAGCTCGTTGGCTCAATTGCGCGGATCCGGCGCGTGCGCCACTTTACCTCAAGGATTACAGTTCTAAGATTCCGAAACCTTGTCTTAAATACTGGATACTAGAATGACAGTTTGATTGCCATATGTCTCGTCTTCGTCAGTgacaatataggtacctatggtAAGAAAAGCAAAACAATCCTAAGTTAAGTGATGACTTCAGAGCAATAATAGGGATTTCGATAGCTAAATTAAAGCCAGAAGTACGAGtatgttaaaattattatttataagctTTTGCTCGCAGCTTTGCtcatgttagaaagagacaaaaagtagcctatgtcactctccatcctttcaactatctccacttaaaaaatcacgtcaattcgtcgccccgttttgccgtgaaaggcggacaagcaaacagaaccacacactttcccatttataatattagtatggattaacaaTATTGACATAATTAACTTTTGAATAGTTAATGTTGGTTCTGAATCATTCGCTTATTAAAAAGGTATTTAAGTGGTAATCTCAAGTTAAAACATTTACCTACTAAGCATAACATTAATTGATTGTtgattgtaaaaataataaatagtgttAATAGTTGTCGTAACTTGCCTATAGGTGTCATGctctttaaattatttatctcaCTGACCCTACATTCGCGAGTTTCTGTTTTGCCTATGATTGACTGGTAGaaaatgccttaaggcattaagtccgccataggtacttttttaactatgcaataaagtttaaataaataaataacacataTGTAGTGTACGAGTATTTTGAACTTTACGGCTGAAAAAACATTACATCTATAGTCAGCTGGGCGGGACAAATCACGGcagatcagggtggctagccgaatggcacaaacgctcacgaaacgctcacgaaacgaagcgctagtagatatctatctctatcgcgcttgcgtattggcgcgacagagccagcggcgtatcgctttcgtttggcgtcggagaaatgccattcggctacggggcctggcaagggccacgcaagcgcgatagaaatagatatctactagcgcttcgtttcgtgagcgtttcgtgagcgattgtgccattcggctagccaccctggtcaaGGCCAGATACTTATTACTGAACGGTTACCGGTCACAAAAACCGGGAGTCATTCACTTCACAGGGGGCATTCAAATGTGGATGTCTAGATTCTACTGGATCGATGCTTGATATTGTTAGGAAAGAAATTGCTCGtttatttttgtataggttAAATAGGTTTTAGTTTAGGCAGGTTTTAGCTTAAAAGAACAGTTTCGGTCGAAGGTTCGGTATTGGCGCAAAAACTTCTAATACTTTAAGTCATGCTGATTTTCCCAGAGTATTTTAATTGCCTATGATACGGACTGGTGGGAAACAGGCTAAGACTGGAATACGTGGAAAGGGAAGGGATCGAGAGGaatttgcccagcagtgggacgctCAAAGCTCatacaattaaattttaattgtgaAGGCTGGAAGATATAATTTTGCCTTTTTATGATGCCAAAAGGTCCTATAGAAACCCGTCTCCACGTGACACTGAAGGACGAACTACAGTGTTTCTTTCAGTGCTTGCGAAGCTCTGCCTCCATATTGAAGCTCGAAACTGGAAACTAGCTTTAATAACGAGCTCACATTCGCGATTATCAGTCATGAGGATGACAAGAAGAAGATAAACATTCAGATATCAAAACATCAAAAGAGATGCAACTAAAACTAGGTAAAATCTTCGAATGGTGACgagctaagaatttcaccaccccctttcttcctgtgtgGGTCTAAGAATTCAACTGTGAGATATGTAtgtgttaaattgtggcgtaggcgagagtctGGCCACCTGTtattgcaatgtcacaatttttttttttcttaaccccttagttgccaagagtggcactgaaacttgagtagtttcaagTGCTCAGGCTCTGCCTAACCCTTTATGGAACTACAGGTATGTAAAATTTTGTAAAGGACAACTTACACCAACTGCTCCCAGTCCTGCCGCAGAACTGCCTCGTCTTGGGGTTCCAGATGAACCGCTTGACCTTCTGCCCGGCGGTCAGCGTGGGCTCCTTAGTCTTGTAGTACAGGTTGAACCTCTCCAGGCTGTTCAGGTCTGACGGACGTTTCTTCACCGTCATCTTGGCTTGTGGTCCGTCCTGTAACAGAAGAAAAGTTTTAGCATTTATTGTAGGTAAGTTCGGATCACTATTCACATtccttaatgtaatttaaaaatgtataaacaTATTTCGACATATAACTacgaatactaatataataattttaattttaatatacaatataataattatgtacccaATCGCTCCGTGCGAGCtgccgttttcggggacccatatagtgagttggcgagtcaccgcctgtctattttgtcatgttttataacatatgagcaaggcaggtgccatagtaTTTCCGATAGTACCGGTGACCAATCCACCAGCAACTCAACCTAATAGCCCGGTTTCTTTATGTACCTTTTTCTTACAATAGTtctacactaaccggggcttgtccttgggtgcagtGCTATAGTGCGGAAAGGGATAATCGCCGGTTAGTGTCACATTACATTAAGATTAAattgtcttaaagggcctctgcgctgttggtttcggccccacgcacgcctcccaaaagtccgggaccccatggtcccgagaactggaaTGTACCTtaatcaattgtgacgtgtaatatgtaactatattataaataaatgagtatgagtacgaGTATGATATTGACGACCGGGTGGCCTAGCACgcggtgaccctgcctgctaagccgcggtcctaattcgaatcccggtcaggacatttatttatatgatgagCACAGCACAGAtcctgagccatggatgttttctacttatgtttaaagtatttgtatattataatcGGACAGTTGTGCGTCATTTAAGTATGACATTTTTGGAATAATGCACCTTATGTTGTTAGAATGACGCCCAGTtgtccgatctctgattataatataatatatcgttgtctgagtaggtacccacaacacaagccttttgaGCTGACCGTgaaactcagtcaatctgtgtagaaagtcctataatatttatttatttttgaaatacttttttaacccccgacgcaaaaacgacggggtctgtctgtctgtctgtttgtccgtcggtctgtgtgtgtgtgtgtctgtctgtggcatcgtagctctcgaacggatgaaccgattttgatttagtgagttagttttagtgatttagtgttcttagccatgtttcatgaaaatcggtccactatgtcgcgg is a genomic window of Leguminivora glycinivorella isolate SPB_JAAS2020 chromosome 6, LegGlyc_1.1, whole genome shotgun sequence containing:
- the LOC125227175 gene encoding sodium/potassium-transporting ATPase subunit beta-2-like produces the protein MTVKKRPSDLNSLERFNLYYKTKEPTLTAGQKVKRFIWNPKTRQFCGRTGSSWSKIALFYFIFYSALAILVAICMWTFLQLLDARQPMWQLEKSIIGTNPGLGFRPTPSDVASSVIWYKGNDMGSQQFWVKQMKSFLEAYKRDNKKVGAGRNTHTCDKQPPPPGKVCDVDINAPAWFPCVESNNFAYNKSTPCVFLKLNKIYGWKPNYYNSSDHLPKDMPEDLKSHIRNMTAFDKQNLNMVWVSCQGENPADRENIGPIQYLPKRGFPGYYFPYTNQDGYLSPLVAVHFMRPKTGTLINVECRAWAHNIKYDRHEGMGSVHIEIMIE